The Streptomyces armeniacus genomic interval AAGCGCGCGTACCGCGAACGGCTGGACGCGCTGCCGCTGGACGACCTGGAGAAGCAGCGGGTGGTGGACGAGTGCAAGCGGGCGTTCGCGCTGAACACGGCGGTGTTCCGGGAACTGGGCGAGGAGTTCCCGGCGAGCGCGTAGCCCCTCTGGCACCTCAGCCCATTCCAGCCCGTCCGGCGCTCACCTGATCCGGCACCTCAGCCCATTCCAGCCCGTCCGGCGATTGAGGACGGCCCCCGGCCACGACCGCGGGACGGGTGACCCTGGCGGGTCACCTCGGCGTACGCGTGGGCGCGGCCGGGGGCCGACCTCGGCTCGGACTCCGGCTGAGGGCTGTCCTCAAACGCCGGACGGGCTGGAAGGGCCGCGGCGGCGGGTGGCGTATGCCGCTGCCGCACCGATCAGGGCCAGGCCGCCCGCTCCGCCCAGCAGAGCCGCGACAGGCGTACCCGTACCGGTCGAGGCGAGGCTGCCCGAGCCGCCGGTGTCACCGCCGCCGACCGTTCCGGCCGACGACGACGAGCCGGACGAGCCGTCCGAGCCGGACGAGTCCGAGGAACCGGACGTACCGTCCGACCCACCGCCCGGAAGCTCCGCACCCTCGTCCAGCGCAACGGAGACGGTCACGGGATCAAGGGCGTCGCCCTTCTCGTAGAAGCCGCCGAACGCCTTCGCGCCGTCGGCCGTCAGCGTCGCGGGCAGCTTGTCGAGGGTGACGATGTCCTCGTCCGGCGTGAGGGCGCCGTCGGGAACCGTGAGCGAGGCGACCGTCAGGGCGTCGTACTCGCTCACTTCACCCGTCTTCCGGTCCTTGGCCGCCACGTCTGCGACCAGCGACCCCTCGGTGCCGTCGGTCTCCACGCGCAGCGCGGAGAACTTCAGGTCCAGGGCGTACTCCTGGCCCTGGCCCGACTCCTTGTGGGCGAGGAAGCGGACGGCGCCGTCGAAGTCCGCGTCGAGGGAGCCTGCGCCGGAGTCGAGGTCGCCGTTGCCGCCGGGGAAGCGGTAGCCGTCGCCGTTGTCCTGTGCGCCGCCGGAGAGTTCGACCTTGCCGCCGCCGATCGGGCCGGTGACATACGTACGGAAGGACTCCTTCACGCCCCAGTCCAGGTTGCCGTCGACGACCTCGCCGGACTCGGCGGTCGCGGGGTCGGCGGGGTCGGCGGGGTCGCTGCCCGAGCCCGTACCGGGGGCGGGGCCGGTGTCGGCGCCGGTGCCGCCTGACGCACCCGTACTGCCAGCGCCACCCGTACCGCCCGTACTGCCCGTGCCCGCCGAGCCGTTGCCGCTCTCGCCGCCACCACCGGCGGCACCCGTACCGCCCGTACCACTGGTTACGGGGCGCACCGCGAGCGTGGCGGGGTCGAGGTCGTCGCCCTCCTTGTAGAAGCCGTTGAACGCCTTCGCGCCCTCGGCCGTCAGCGTCGCGGGGACGTCCGCGAAGGTCATCTCGCCGCCCTCGCCCTGCCCGGGCTCGACCGCGGCCAGGTCGAGCGCGGCCACCTCGACGTCGTCGCTCGACGTACCGCCCGTGCTGACGTCGGCGGTGATCGTGCCCTGCCGCCCGTCGTCCGAGGTCACCTTGAGGTCGGCGAAGGCGAGATCCAACTGCCCGCCGTGCGCGGCGAAGCGGACGCTGCCCTCGAACGCGACGTCCACGCCGTGGCTGCCCGGGTCGTACGTGCCGGTGCCCGCGGTGAAGCGGAAGGTGCCGTCCGGGTTCTCTTCGGCGCCGTCGCCGACGGTGATGTCGCCGCCGCCGATCGGGCCGGTGACGTAGTCGCGGAACGACTTCTTGACGCCCCAGTCCAGGGTGCCGTCGGTCAGTTCGACGGCGGCGGGCGCCTGTGCGGCCGTACGGTCGCGGGCGCCGCCGCCGTCGTCGGCGGCGACGGCGGCGGCGGTCGCGGGCAGGGCGAGGAACGCGGTCGCGGCGAGAACGGTCGCGGTGGCGGCGGCGAGCGCCGCGCCGTGTACGGCGGGCCTGCCGGGACCGGCGGGCCTGGTGGGTCTGGTGCTCCTGGTGGCGGTCATTCGGGCTGCTGCTCCTTGGAGTTGGCTGCTGAGTCGCGATCGGGATCGGGATGGGTTACGGACGTGGGGACCGCGGCCGCCGTACGGACATGGCGCCGGCCGCGCAGGTACCAGAAGACGCCGCCGAGGACCGCCAGCGAGGCGGCGGTGAGCGCGACCGGCAGCGCGGCCCCGGACCCGGACGCGGCGGTCTCGGCCGTGCCCGCGTCCGGGTCCGCCGCGGCCGGGCGCGCGGAAACCGAAGCGGACGGGGAAGCGGAAGCGGACGGGGCGGTGCCGATGTCGGGCAGCGCGGGCAGTTCGGCGTCCTCGGTCAGGGCGACGGCGAGGGACACGGGCGCCATGTCGGTGCCCTTCGCGTAAACGCCGCCGAAGAACTCCGCGCCGTCCGCGGTGAGTTCGGCCGGTGCCTCGGTGACGCGGAGCAGGCCGTCGCGTGCCGCGCCGGGCTTCAGCGCCTTCACCGGGAAGGTCACCAGCGGTGTGCCGTCCGCGGACAGCGTGCCGCTCCGGTCCCGTACCCGTACGGACACCCCGCTCAGGGCCGTGTCCAGGTGCTTGCCGGTGAACCGGACGGTGCCGCCGAACTCCGCGTCCAGTTCGCCCTTGGCCAGGTCGTAGCGGCCGGTGCCGGCGGGGAAGCGGTAGGCGGCGCCGCCGTCCCGCGCCCCTCCCGAGAGCTGCCAGCGGCCCCTGGCGACCGGCCCGGTGACGTACTCGCGGAACGTGCGCCGCACGCCCCAGTCGACGGCGGCGTCCGTGAACTTCCCCCGTACGGCGGCCTGTCGCGGCGAGCCGGAGGCACCGCCCTCGTCGTCACCCGCGCCGCCCGGCGTACGGCCCGCGCCGCCCGCCGCCCGTACGTCCGCCGACAGGCTCACCGGGTCGAGCGCCGTGCCCGCCGGGTAGTAGCCCGCGAACGACTCGGCGCCCTCGGCGGTCAGCTTGGCGGGCACGTTGGCGAGGGTGAGGGGCGTGCCGCCGCCGCGCATGTCGACACCGGACAGGTCGAGCGAGGCCAGCGGCACCTGCCTGCTCTCGGTGACCTTCCCGGACCCCTTCGCCCTGCTGCGCAGGTCGGCACGGAGCGAGCCCGAACCGCCCGCGGTGACGCGGACGGTGGGGTTGCTGATCGTGAGGTCCAGCTCCTTCGTGCCGTCTGGCTTCGGATGCCCGGTGAACCGCACGCCGCCCCGGAAGCCCGCCTGCAACGCGCCGTCCGCCGGGTCGTACGAACCGGAAGCCGAGTGGAACCGGAACTGGCTTTCCCCGGCCGTGCTCGCTCCCCCGCGGAGGGTCCAGCCGCCCTCGGCGACAGGCCCGGTGACGTAGCGCTGGAACGACGCCTTGACGCTCCAGTCGAGCCGACCGCCGGCGACCGTACGGTCCGCCGCCCGCGCGCCGTCGGCCGGGAGCAGCGCGACGGCGAGCACCGCCGCGGGCAGTGCGGCGGCGAGCACGCGGAGGGTTCTGAACGCGGACACAGCGGACCTCCCTGGGCAGACCAGGCTGGGCAGATCAAGACTGGAAACAAAGGTAAGGCTAACCTAAGCTATCCCCGGTCCCGCTGGAACCCCCTCCCCCTGGAAGGCAGTGCGCCGTGCGTCAACCACCGCGTGTCCTGGGCGTGTTGGCCGCCCTGCTCAGTTCCGCCCTCGTCCTCACCGCGTGCGGCGGCACGGGCGGCGCGGACGCGGGCGGCGAGCCCGCGCGCGCCAAGGCGTCCGCTCGCGCCGACCGGGCCGAGCCGCTGACCGGGCCCGCGCCGAACCCGCGCCTGCCGGTCACGGTCGGCACGGCGAAGCCGGGCGGCAGCGGCGGCAGCAAGGGCGGCGGCAGCGGCGGCAGTTCAGACGACGGCGGCAGCGTGACCGTCGAGAGCGCCGAACGGATCGTGCCCCTCTCCGGCTCGCTCTCCGAGATCGTCTTCTCCCTCGGCCTCGGCGACCGGGTCGTGGCACGGGACGTGTCGGCCACTTTCGAACAGGCGGCGAAACTGCCGCTGGTGACCCGCGGGCACGACGTCTCCGCCGAGGGCGTGCTCGCGCTCAAGCCGACGGTCGTCCTGGCCGAGACCACCACCGGCCCCGACGAGGCTGTACGGCAGCTGCGGGACGCGGGCGTGCCGGTCGTCGTGGTCGCCGCCGCACGGGAGTTGGACGATGTCGGCACGCGTATCGACATGGTCGCCGCCGCCCTCGGGGTGACGAAGGCGGGCGACCGGCTCCGTACGCGCACCGAGCAGCGGATCGCGAAGGCCCGCCAGGACATCCCCGGCGGCAACGGCGGCAACGGCGGCAATGACCACAGCGGCGACAGCGGCGGCGACGGGCAGGGCACGGACGGAAAGCCGCGCGTCGCGTTCCTCTATCTGCGCGGCACGGCGTCCGTCTACCTGCTGGGCGGGGCGGGTTCGGGCGCGAGTTCGCTCATCGAGGCGGCGGGCGGCGTGGACGCGGGCAAGGAGTCGGGGCTGCGCAAGGACTTCACGGCGCTCACCAGCGAGGCGCTGGTCAAGGCCGCGCCCGACGTGATCCTGGTGATGGCCAAGGGCCTGGAGTCCGTCGGCGGTGTGGACGGCCTGGTGCAGGTCCCGGGCGTCGCGCAGACCCCGGCGGGCATGGACCGCCGCGTCGCGAGCGTCGACGACGGCGTGCTGCTCAGCTACGGGCCGCGTACGGACCGGGTGCTGCGCGCGCTGGTACGGCAGTTCCACGAGGGAGCCGGGTGACCGCGGAAGCCGGTGCGGCGGCCGTGACCGAGGACGGCGAGACACACGACGAGGCCACCGCCCCGGCGCGTGCGCCGAGCCCGACCCCGGACCCGCACCGCACCCGCACCCGCACCCGCCCGCGCCGCGCCCGTACGGCCCTGCTCACCGCCGTACTCGCCGCCGCGCTCGCCGTCCTGGCACTCCTGTCCGTCGGCAGCGGCGCGTACGGCATCCCGCTCTCCGACGTCCTCGGCTCCCTCGCCCACCGGGCCGGGCTCGGGGGCGCGCCGCTCGACCGGGTCGGCGAGAGCGTGCTGTGGAACGTGCGCCTCCCGCGCGTCGTGCTCGGGCTGCTCGTCGGGGCGTCGCTGGGCTGCGCCGGCGCGCTGATGCAGGGCATGTTCGGCAATCCGCTCGCCGAGCCGGGCGTCATCGGCATCTCGTCGGGCGCGGCGGTCGGCGCGGTCGCGTCGATCGCGTTCGGGCTCGGCTTCCTCGGCAACTGGACGGTCACCGTGTGCGCGTTCGCCGCCGGGCTCGCCACGGTGCTGCTCGTGTACGTGCTGTCGCGGTCCGGCGGCCGTACGGAGGTCGTCACGCTCATTCTCACCGGCATCGCCGTGAACGCCTTCGCGGGCGCCCTCATCGGCCTGTTCCTCTTCTTCGCCGACAACGCGGCGCTCACCCAGATCACGTTCTGGCAGCTCGGTTCCCTGGCGCAGGCCACCTGGGCCAAGGTGCTGGCCGTGCTGCCGTGCGCGCTGGCGGGGCTGTGCGTGGCGCCGCTGTACGCGCGGCGGCTGGATCTGCTGGCGCTCGGCGAGCGGCCCGCGCGCCATCTGGGCGTGGACGTCGAGCGGTTGCGGATCGTACTGGTGCTGGTGGTCGCGCTGCTCACGGCGGCGGCCGTGGCAGTGGCCGGGATCATCACGTTCGTCGGGCTGGTGATTCCGCATCTGCTGCGGATGGCCGCGGGCCCCGGCCACCGCTTCCTGGTGCCGGGCAGCGCGCTCGGCGGCGCGGTGGTGCTGGTGGCCGCCGACCTGGCGGCCCGCACGGTCGTGGCGCCGGCGGAGCTGCCGCTGGGCGTGCTGACGGCGCTGATCGGCTCGCCGTTCTTCTTCTGGCTGCTGCGCAGGACGCGGCGGCGGCAGGGAGGCTGGGCGTGAACGGGCCGTACCGCAGGCGGCTGCGTGCCGTACGGGTGTGGGGCGCGGCGGGGCGTGCGCTGCCGGAGGCGGCCCGTACGGGTACGACGGTCGCCGCGGCGCGCGGGCTCTCCGTACGGATCGGCTCCCGTACGGTGCTCAACGGCGTCGATCTGGCGCTGTCCGCAGGCGAGTTGCTCGCCCTCGTCGGGCCGAACGGCGCGGGCAAGTCCACGCTCCTCGGGGCGCTCGCCGGGGACTTCGCGCCCGGCGCGGGCGAGGTGCGCCTCGGTGGCCGCCGCTGCGCCGACTGGTCGGCGCCCGAACTCGCCCTGCGCCGCGCGGTGCTGCCGCAGGCCGCCGAGCTGGCCTTCCCGTTCACGGTCGAGGAGGTCGTACGGATGGGCCGGGCGCCGTGGGCCGGCACGGACGCCGAGGACGAGGACGACGAGGCGGTGGCCGCCGCCATGGCCGACACGGAGGTCGCGGACTTCGCCGCCCGCCCGTTCTCCGCGCTGTCCGGCGGCGAGCGGGCCCGCGTCGCGCTCGCCCGCGTTCTAGCGCAGCGCGCGCCCGTACTGCTGCTGGACGAGCCGACCGCCGCGCTGGACCTGCGCCATCAGGAGCTGGTGCTGCGGCTGTGCCGGGCGCGGGCGGCGGCGGGCACGGCGGTGGCGGTGGTGCTGCACGACCTCGGGTTGGCGGCGGCGTACGCGGACCGGGCGGCGGTGCTGGACGAGGGGCGGATCGCGCTGGAGGGGCCGCCGGACGGGGTGTTCACGGCGGAGGCGCTCTCGCGGATCTACGAGCAGCCGGTGGAGATCGTCCAACATCCGCGTACGGGCGCCCGCCTGGTGCTGCCCGTGCGCGGCGCGCGGAGTGCGCGGGGCGCGTGACGCGCGGACGGCGCGCGGTGGCCTCCGGGGCGCGCTGGGCGGTGCGCCCCGCCCGGCGATGACCCTCGGTGAGGCTCACCGGAATGGTTGCCTCATGTGCAACACCGCAGCTCGGCGCGGCGCTGTAGAGCTGTACGCCATTTCCACCGCCGCACCGTTTCGGCGCGTTGTGACTCCCCGGTCACAGGGCGCCGCGCGGACTCGGCGACCGACGCGAGGCGTCGGTCCGGGGCGCGGCCGGGACAGCGAGGAGCCCGACGATGCACGACGCCGGCCAGCACCCCGTACCACCGCGGCGGCACCGCTCACGCCGTCACGGGGGACGGCACGGACCCGACGGGCGGGAGCGGCGGGACGCCCGGACGGCCCGGAGACGCCGGGGGGCCGCGGCATGAGCGACCAGTTAACGCTGCGGCTGTGCCGCTGGTGCGGGCGGCTGTCCGTGCCGGAACGCACCGCACACGGCGGCGCGTACGTCTGCGGCACCTGCCGGAAGCGCGGCGGCACCGAGCAGTTGGCGCCACCGCGCCCGCACGCGGCCGTACACGCCGCACACACGGCTCCGTCCCGCTGAGAGAGCTCCAGGGCGCACCCCGTGCCGTCCTCCGTGCTGCGATGCTGGCCGTATGAGGGCACACGCATGAAGGCACACGAACGCGTCCGGCTCGGCCGTACGGACCTGTCGGTGACGCGCCTCGGACTCGGACTCGCCTCCATCGGCGGCCTGTTCACGCCCGTGCCCGGGGCGCAGGCGCGCGCCACCGTCGACCGGGCCTGGGAGCTGGGGCTCCGCTTCTTCGACACGGCGCCCGTGTACGGCTACGGCCGGTCCGAGGCCCGCGCCGGGCGTGCGCTCCGGGCGCGTCCGCGCGCGGAGTACGTGCTGTGCACCAAGGTCGGCAGGCTGATCGAGCCCGGCGGCACGGACACGCAGCCCGTCTGGGCCGATCCGCCGCCTGGCGTCGGGCCGCGCCGCGACCACTCGTACGACGCCGCGCACCGCTCCGTGGTCGAGAGCCTGGACCGGCTCGGCCTGGACCGGATCGACGTGCTGCACGTCCACGACCCGGACGAGGACTACCCCACCGCGCTCCACGGCGCCTACCCCGCCCTGGCCGAGCTGCGCGAACGCGGCGCCGTCGGCGCCGTGTCCCTCGGCGTCAACCACGCCGACGTCGCCGCCCGCTTCCTCCGCGAGGCGCCAGCGCCGGGCCCCGACTGCGTGCTGCTGGCGGGCCGTTACGGGCTGCTCGACCAGTCGGGGCTGGCGGATCTGCTGCCGCTCTGCGCGGAGCGCGGCGTCGCCGTCATCGCGGCGGGCGTCTTCCAGGGCGGGCTGCTGACGGACGCGGACTCGCGCGACGAACGCGTGCACGCGCTGCGGGCGGTCTGCGCGCGGTACGGGGTGTCGCCGCTCGCCGCCGCGCTGCAGTTCCCTCCGGCGCACCCGGCGGTCGCCACGACGCTGGTCGGCGCCCGTACGCCGGATGAAGTCGCCGCCAGCGTGGCGCACTTCGAACGTCCGGTGCCCACCGCGCTCTGGGCCGCGCTGAAGTCGGACGGGCTGCTGCGGGCGGACGCGCCGACGCCGTCGGCGGACGCCTGAGACTTCCTGCGCGGTTTCGGCGGAATGGCTGGAAAGTATCGCCATGACTCCAACAAGTTGGACATCACAGCGAATTTTGAACAAACAGCGGTGGAACCCCTTCCGTATGACTTATGGTCGCTGACACACGGCACCCTGGGCTTGGGGAGGTTCAGTGCGCCGTTTGGGGTTGATGCATCTGGGGGGTTCATGCGGCGTGATGCCATTTTTCTGTCCGGTCAGCGCAGACCCGTGCGAAGACCGGCCACCGGTTCCGTGCCGGCCGGAGAGCTTCGGCGCGCCCGGGACAAGGCGGTGTGGTACGTACCGTTGGCCGTGGCCGCCGACATCCTGGGGACCGCGCTGCCGGTCCTCTTCGTGTACAGAGCCGCCGCGCAGCCGCACCCCGAAGTCGCCGCGGCCACGGCGGCGCTCATCTGGCTCGGGGTCCAGCTCGCGCACAAACGCTACGTGCACAGGTCTCTCGGCGAGTCACGCGGGCTCGTCTCCGCACTGCAGGACTGGCTGACACTGCTCGGTCTGCTGGCCGTCATCCGCGCCGCGACCGGGGAGAGTTCGGCACCCGCGTACGCGCTGCTGGCGCTCACCCCCGTGGTCGTGCTGACCGTCGCCTGCCGTACGCTCACGCACCGCCATCTGACCGCCCAGCGGCGCGCGGCGCAGGCCGTGTGCCGGGCGCTCGTCGTCGGCGAGGCGGGCGCGGTCGACGAGGTGGTGGGGCAGCTGGCGTCCGGTACGGACCACGCGTACGTGGTGATCGGCGCGGTGCCGGTGGGCGACGCCCCGCTGCGCAGCGGCGTTCCCGAGTCGGGGCGGCTGAACGCGGCGCCGGACGGGGAGCGTTCGGCGGACGCGGGCCTGGACGCCGATGCCGCAGCCGCCCTGGCCGGCGAGATCACGCTCAACCTCGGCATCCCCGTCCCGCCCGCCGCGCCCGCGGGCCCGGACGGCGCGCAGGCAGCGGCCTACGTCACCGACGGCGAAACGGTTCTGGAGGCGTCCCGGCGGCACGGCGCGGAGATGGTGCTCGTCGTGCCGGGGGCGCAGCTCGGCGGCGACCGGCTGCGGCGGCTGTCCTGGGCGGTCCAGGACGCGGGCCTGCGCCTGGTGATCGCCTCCGGGCTGACGGAGGTGGCGCTGCGGCGCGTACGGCTGGACACGGCCGCCGGGCTGAACCTGCTGCACGTGGCAGCGCCCGTACGGCGCGGCCCGCAGCTCGTCGTCAAGAACACGCTGGACCGGTCCGGCGCGGCGCTCGGACT includes:
- a CDS encoding aldo/keto reductase, translated to MKAHERVRLGRTDLSVTRLGLGLASIGGLFTPVPGAQARATVDRAWELGLRFFDTAPVYGYGRSEARAGRALRARPRAEYVLCTKVGRLIEPGGTDTQPVWADPPPGVGPRRDHSYDAAHRSVVESLDRLGLDRIDVLHVHDPDEDYPTALHGAYPALAELRERGAVGAVSLGVNHADVAARFLREAPAPGPDCVLLAGRYGLLDQSGLADLLPLCAERGVAVIAAGVFQGGLLTDADSRDERVHALRAVCARYGVSPLAAALQFPPAHPAVATTLVGARTPDEVAASVAHFERPVPTALWAALKSDGLLRADAPTPSADA
- a CDS encoding heme/hemin ABC transporter substrate-binding protein, whose amino-acid sequence is MRQPPRVLGVLAALLSSALVLTACGGTGGADAGGEPARAKASARADRAEPLTGPAPNPRLPVTVGTAKPGGSGGSKGGGSGGSSDDGGSVTVESAERIVPLSGSLSEIVFSLGLGDRVVARDVSATFEQAAKLPLVTRGHDVSAEGVLALKPTVVLAETTTGPDEAVRQLRDAGVPVVVVAAARELDDVGTRIDMVAAALGVTKAGDRLRTRTEQRIAKARQDIPGGNGGNGGNDHSGDSGGDGQGTDGKPRVAFLYLRGTASVYLLGGAGSGASSLIEAAGGVDAGKESGLRKDFTALTSEALVKAAPDVILVMAKGLESVGGVDGLVQVPGVAQTPAGMDRRVASVDDGVLLSYGPRTDRVLRALVRQFHEGAG
- a CDS encoding heme ABC transporter ATP-binding protein, whose product is MPEAARTGTTVAAARGLSVRIGSRTVLNGVDLALSAGELLALVGPNGAGKSTLLGALAGDFAPGAGEVRLGGRRCADWSAPELALRRAVLPQAAELAFPFTVEEVVRMGRAPWAGTDAEDEDDEAVAAAMADTEVADFAARPFSALSGGERARVALARVLAQRAPVLLLDEPTAALDLRHQELVLRLCRARAAAGTAVAVVLHDLGLAAAYADRAAVLDEGRIALEGPPDGVFTAEALSRIYEQPVEIVQHPRTGARLVLPVRGARSARGA
- a CDS encoding FecCD family ABC transporter permease: MLTAVLAAALAVLALLSVGSGAYGIPLSDVLGSLAHRAGLGGAPLDRVGESVLWNVRLPRVVLGLLVGASLGCAGALMQGMFGNPLAEPGVIGISSGAAVGAVASIAFGLGFLGNWTVTVCAFAAGLATVLLVYVLSRSGGRTEVVTLILTGIAVNAFAGALIGLFLFFADNAALTQITFWQLGSLAQATWAKVLAVLPCALAGLCVAPLYARRLDLLALGERPARHLGVDVERLRIVLVLVVALLTAAAVAVAGIITFVGLVIPHLLRMAAGPGHRFLVPGSALGGAVVLVAADLAARTVVAPAELPLGVLTALIGSPFFFWLLRRTRRRQGGWA
- a CDS encoding HtaA domain-containing protein; translated protein: MSAFRTLRVLAAALPAAVLAVALLPADGARAADRTVAGGRLDWSVKASFQRYVTGPVAEGGWTLRGGASTAGESQFRFHSASGSYDPADGALQAGFRGGVRFTGHPKPDGTKELDLTISNPTVRVTAGGSGSLRADLRSRAKGSGKVTESRQVPLASLDLSGVDMRGGGTPLTLANVPAKLTAEGAESFAGYYPAGTALDPVSLSADVRAAGGAGRTPGGAGDDEGGASGSPRQAAVRGKFTDAAVDWGVRRTFREYVTGPVARGRWQLSGGARDGGAAYRFPAGTGRYDLAKGELDAEFGGTVRFTGKHLDTALSGVSVRVRDRSGTLSADGTPLVTFPVKALKPGAARDGLLRVTEAPAELTADGAEFFGGVYAKGTDMAPVSLAVALTEDAELPALPDIGTAPSASASPSASVSARPAAADPDAGTAETAASGSGAALPVALTAASLAVLGGVFWYLRGRRHVRTAAAVPTSVTHPDPDRDSAANSKEQQPE
- a CDS encoding HtaA domain-containing protein, producing the protein MTATRSTRPTRPAGPGRPAVHGAALAAATATVLAATAFLALPATAAAVAADDGGGARDRTAAQAPAAVELTDGTLDWGVKKSFRDYVTGPIGGGDITVGDGAEENPDGTFRFTAGTGTYDPGSHGVDVAFEGSVRFAAHGGQLDLAFADLKVTSDDGRQGTITADVSTGGTSSDDVEVAALDLAAVEPGQGEGGEMTFADVPATLTAEGAKAFNGFYKEGDDLDPATLAVRPVTSGTGGTGAAGGGGESGNGSAGTGSTGGTGGAGSTGASGGTGADTGPAPGTGSGSDPADPADPATAESGEVVDGNLDWGVKESFRTYVTGPIGGGKVELSGGAQDNGDGYRFPGGNGDLDSGAGSLDADFDGAVRFLAHKESGQGQEYALDLKFSALRVETDGTEGSLVADVAAKDRKTGEVSEYDALTVASLTVPDGALTPDEDIVTLDKLPATLTADGAKAFGGFYEKGDALDPVTVSVALDEGAELPGGGSDGTSGSSDSSGSDGSSGSSSSAGTVGGGDTGGSGSLASTGTGTPVAALLGGAGGLALIGAAAAYATRRRGPSSPSGV
- a CDS encoding exopolysaccharide biosynthesis polyprenyl glycosylphosphotransferase translates to MRRDAIFLSGQRRPVRRPATGSVPAGELRRARDKAVWYVPLAVAADILGTALPVLFVYRAAAQPHPEVAAATAALIWLGVQLAHKRYVHRSLGESRGLVSALQDWLTLLGLLAVIRAATGESSAPAYALLALTPVVVLTVACRTLTHRHLTAQRRAAQAVCRALVVGEAGAVDEVVGQLASGTDHAYVVIGAVPVGDAPLRSGVPESGRLNAAPDGERSADAGLDADAAAALAGEITLNLGIPVPPAAPAGPDGAQAAAYVTDGETVLEASRRHGAEMVLVVPGAQLGGDRLRRLSWAVQDAGLRLVIASGLTEVALRRVRLDTAAGLNLLHVAAPVRRGPQLVVKNTLDRSGAALGLLLLAPLFAVLAAVVRLDSRGPVLYRQLRIGHRGVPFTMWKFRSMVTEAEQLRPALAAADEQDGPTFKIRRDPRVTRAGRLLRRTSLDELPQLVNVLRGEMSLVGPRPPLPDEVAAYGPVELRRLHVKPGMTGPWQVGGRSELTWDESLALDLRYADNWSLTMDADVLARTFRAVADGRGAY